A genomic window from Rhodococcus sp. KBS0724 includes:
- a CDS encoding leucyl aminopeptidase, translated as MSTRTARSLGPDLVLAGKLGKRADVLVVGLTSGPDGPELALSEGIVDENILAEVLDSLIAVGATGKPEQLTRIPAPSDLPVVSVLAVGLGSAEKLGSEQIRKSAGAAARSLSGIDTAATTLSVLDLAAAVEGFALGAYTFTEFKSSKSAPGPDAQPLARVELLVPSPRAKETKATLTRSAAIAEAVATAREFVNTPPSHLYPAEFADRAKALGIEAGLTVQILDEKALAKGGYGGILGVGKGSSRQPRLVRMEYASKKRGASKVALVGKGITFDTGGISIKPAAGMENMTSDMGGAAAVIATVVLAAKLGLPVNVVAYIPMAENMPSATAQRPGDVLTQYGGITVEVINTDAEGRLVLADAMVRAGEDNPDYMIDTATLTGAQMVALGNRTPGVMGTDEFRDRVASISQSIGENAWAMPLPEELRGDLDSKVADMANVTPHRWGGMLAAAHYLKEFVPEGVQWAHIDVAGPAYNTAGPWGYTGKGGTGVPVRTMISVLEDISVNG; from the coding sequence TTGAGCACTCGTACAGCCCGATCATTGGGACCCGACCTGGTTCTCGCCGGAAAGCTCGGCAAGCGCGCCGACGTATTGGTGGTCGGTCTCACATCGGGTCCCGACGGCCCCGAACTCGCCCTCAGCGAAGGCATCGTCGACGAGAACATTTTGGCCGAGGTACTCGACAGCCTCATCGCCGTCGGCGCCACGGGCAAGCCGGAGCAGCTCACCCGAATCCCCGCGCCGAGCGATCTCCCGGTGGTCAGTGTTCTCGCCGTCGGCCTCGGTTCGGCCGAGAAGCTGGGCAGCGAGCAGATCCGTAAGTCGGCCGGCGCCGCTGCACGCTCACTGTCGGGCATCGACACCGCAGCGACGACACTGTCCGTCCTCGACCTCGCCGCCGCAGTCGAAGGATTTGCGCTCGGCGCGTACACCTTCACCGAATTCAAGTCGTCGAAGTCCGCTCCGGGCCCCGACGCTCAGCCCCTCGCTCGCGTCGAACTTCTTGTGCCGTCGCCGCGCGCCAAGGAAACCAAAGCGACGTTGACGCGTTCGGCCGCTATTGCCGAGGCAGTCGCAACCGCACGCGAATTCGTCAACACTCCCCCCAGCCACCTCTACCCGGCAGAGTTCGCGGACCGCGCCAAGGCTCTGGGCATCGAAGCGGGCCTGACCGTTCAGATTCTGGACGAGAAGGCACTCGCGAAGGGCGGGTATGGCGGAATCCTCGGCGTCGGCAAGGGATCGTCACGCCAGCCTCGACTCGTCCGGATGGAATACGCGTCGAAGAAGCGCGGCGCATCCAAGGTCGCACTCGTCGGCAAGGGCATCACGTTCGACACCGGCGGAATCTCCATCAAGCCGGCCGCCGGCATGGAGAACATGACCTCCGACATGGGCGGCGCAGCAGCCGTCATCGCCACCGTGGTGCTTGCTGCGAAGCTCGGCCTGCCGGTCAACGTCGTCGCCTACATCCCGATGGCGGAGAACATGCCGTCGGCCACCGCGCAGCGTCCCGGCGACGTACTGACGCAGTACGGCGGAATCACCGTCGAGGTCATCAACACCGACGCCGAGGGCCGCTTGGTCCTCGCCGACGCCATGGTCCGCGCCGGCGAAGACAACCCCGATTACATGATCGACACCGCAACCTTGACCGGTGCGCAGATGGTCGCCCTCGGCAACCGCACTCCCGGAGTCATGGGAACCGACGAATTCCGCGACCGCGTTGCATCCATCTCCCAGAGCATCGGCGAGAACGCCTGGGCGATGCCACTGCCGGAAGAACTGCGCGGCGACCTCGATTCCAAGGTTGCCGACATGGCAAACGTCACTCCCCACCGTTGGGGCGGCATGCTTGCGGCAGCTCACTACCTGAAGGAATTTGTTCCCGAGGGCGTGCAGTGGGCGCACATCGACGTTGCCGGCCCGGCCTACAACACCGCCGGTCCGTGGGGTTACACGGGCAAGGGCGGCACTGGCGTTCCGGTTCGCACGATGATTTCGGTCCTCGAGGACATTTCGGTCAACGGTTAA
- a CDS encoding oxidoreductase, with protein MGLFDRFKRRPSAAHLAAQGDAEHLANWAQAHEGVEAFVEPETTVTEVTVVLVDKYGEWTRRRVGGERGARKLGQDLKIPVYDVRKTGYPQRMRDHDERQRIERKRARTEELRDGS; from the coding sequence GTGGGATTGTTCGATCGATTCAAACGCCGACCCAGTGCAGCGCATCTGGCAGCTCAGGGCGACGCAGAGCACCTGGCCAACTGGGCTCAGGCGCACGAAGGCGTCGAGGCTTTCGTGGAGCCGGAAACAACCGTCACCGAGGTCACAGTCGTGCTCGTCGACAAGTACGGGGAATGGACGCGTCGCCGGGTCGGTGGTGAGCGCGGTGCCCGCAAACTAGGTCAGGACCTGAAGATTCCCGTGTACGACGTACGCAAGACGGGATATCCGCAGCGTATGCGCGATCACGACGAGCGTCAGCGCATCGAACGCAAGCGCGCTCGCACGGAAGAACTGCGGGACGGGAGCTGA
- the sucB gene encoding 2-oxoglutarate dehydrogenase, E2 component, dihydrolipoamide succinyltransferase, protein MAFSVQMPALGESVTEGTVTRWLKQEGDTVEVDEPLLEVSTDKVDTEIPSPVAGVLTKIVAQEDDTVDIGGELAVIGEAGEAPAAAAPAPAAEAPAAEAPAAEAPVEAAAPAPAAEAPAAAPSSGAEGTPVTMPALGESVTEGTVTRWLKAVGDEVAVDEPLLEVSTDKVDTEIPSPVAGILLEISAQEDDTVDIGGQLAVIGSGTPAAAAPAAPAPAAPAAAPAPKAQAPAPTPAPAAPAPATPAPAPAAPAAPAAPAAPAASGDSSPYVTPLVRKLANDNGVDLATVTGTGVGGRIRKQDVLAAAEAKKAPAAAAPAAPAAAAAAPAAKAAAGVRPELAHLRGTTQKANRIRQITATKTRESLQTTAQLTQTFEVDVTKIVALRARAKAGFIEREGVNLTFLPFFAKAVVEALKSHPNINASYDETAKQITYYDSEHLGIAVDTDQGLLSPVIHNAGDLGLAGIARAIADIAKRARSGGLKPDELSGGTFTITNIGSQGALFDTPILVPPQAAMLGTGAIVKRPMVVTDENGNESIGVRSMIYLPLTYDHRLVDGADAGRFLTTVKQRLEEASFEADLGL, encoded by the coding sequence ATGGCCTTCTCCGTCCAGATGCCAGCCCTAGGTGAGAGCGTCACCGAGGGAACTGTCACACGGTGGCTCAAGCAGGAAGGAGACACGGTCGAAGTCGACGAACCCTTGCTCGAAGTCTCCACGGACAAGGTCGACACCGAGATCCCGTCTCCAGTCGCCGGCGTCCTGACAAAGATTGTCGCGCAGGAAGACGACACCGTGGATATCGGTGGCGAACTCGCTGTCATCGGCGAAGCCGGTGAAGCGCCCGCCGCAGCGGCACCCGCGCCCGCCGCCGAAGCACCGGCAGCAGAAGCACCCGCAGCAGAAGCTCCGGTAGAAGCAGCAGCTCCCGCACCGGCAGCAGAAGCGCCGGCAGCCGCTCCCAGCAGCGGAGCCGAAGGCACCCCGGTGACGATGCCCGCCCTCGGCGAGTCCGTCACCGAAGGAACCGTCACCCGTTGGCTCAAGGCCGTGGGCGATGAAGTTGCCGTCGACGAACCGCTTCTCGAGGTTTCCACCGACAAGGTCGACACGGAGATCCCGTCGCCTGTTGCCGGAATTCTGCTCGAGATCAGTGCGCAGGAAGACGACACCGTAGACATCGGCGGCCAGTTGGCTGTCATCGGCTCCGGCACCCCCGCGGCTGCAGCACCGGCGGCACCCGCACCGGCAGCACCGGCAGCGGCTCCCGCACCCAAGGCGCAAGCCCCCGCACCTACACCGGCTCCCGCAGCCCCGGCTCCGGCAACCCCGGCTCCCGCGCCTGCTGCTCCGGCAGCGCCGGCAGCACCGGCAGCCCCCGCGGCATCGGGTGACAGCAGCCCGTACGTCACCCCGTTGGTGCGCAAGCTCGCCAACGACAATGGCGTCGACCTCGCCACTGTCACCGGCACCGGCGTCGGTGGACGCATCCGTAAGCAGGATGTCCTTGCCGCCGCGGAAGCCAAGAAGGCTCCGGCCGCCGCTGCCCCGGCAGCACCCGCCGCTGCTGCAGCCGCTCCGGCAGCGAAGGCAGCCGCAGGCGTCCGCCCCGAGCTGGCTCATCTGCGCGGAACAACGCAGAAGGCCAACCGGATCCGCCAGATCACGGCCACCAAGACCCGTGAATCGCTGCAGACCACGGCGCAGCTCACGCAGACCTTCGAGGTGGATGTCACCAAGATCGTCGCGCTGCGTGCCCGTGCCAAGGCCGGCTTCATCGAGCGAGAAGGCGTCAACCTGACGTTCCTCCCGTTCTTCGCCAAGGCAGTTGTCGAGGCGTTGAAGTCACACCCCAACATCAATGCCAGCTACGACGAGACGGCAAAGCAGATCACGTACTACGACTCCGAGCACCTCGGAATCGCAGTCGACACCGATCAGGGCCTGCTCTCTCCCGTCATCCACAATGCCGGTGACCTCGGCTTGGCCGGCATCGCTCGCGCTATCGCGGACATCGCGAAGCGTGCGCGTTCAGGTGGACTGAAGCCGGACGAGTTGTCCGGTGGAACGTTCACGATCACCAACATCGGCAGCCAGGGCGCGCTGTTCGACACCCCGATCCTGGTCCCGCCGCAGGCAGCCATGCTCGGAACCGGCGCGATCGTGAAGCGTCCGATGGTGGTCACCGACGAAAACGGCAACGAGTCCATCGGTGTTCGTTCGATGATCTACTTGCCGCTGACCTACGATCACCGTCTGGTGGACGGCGCCGACGCCGGCCGATTCCTCACCACTGTCAAGCAGCGGTTGGAAGAAGCCTCGTTCGAAGCTGATCTGGGCCTGTAA
- a CDS encoding TIGR01777 family oxidoreductase codes for MRVVVAGSSGLIGTALVSSLRSDNHDVVRLVRRPTTGPDESRWDPNRDRLDTSVLHGVDAVVNLCGVGIGDKRWSGSYKQEIRDSRISATDVLADAVVSAKIPVLANASAVGYYGDTGDRIVDEDSPAGTDFLATTCRDWELATEPARKGGARVVNLRSGVVLSPHGGMLGRLRRIYSLGLGGRLGNGRQYFPWISLEDECNAIKFAITNPALSGPVNLTGPAPVTNAQFNDAMSRIMHRPAPWIVPGFALEALIGEFAKSGILGGQRAIPSALENAGFTFRHNTIGEALAAALN; via the coding sequence ATGCGAGTAGTCGTAGCCGGTTCGTCCGGTCTGATCGGAACGGCCTTGGTGTCGTCGTTGCGCTCGGACAACCACGATGTGGTGCGCTTGGTGCGTCGCCCGACCACCGGTCCCGACGAGTCCCGGTGGGACCCCAATCGTGACCGCCTGGACACATCGGTGCTGCACGGAGTTGATGCCGTGGTCAATCTTTGTGGCGTCGGCATCGGCGACAAACGGTGGTCCGGTTCCTACAAGCAAGAGATTCGTGACAGTCGCATCAGTGCGACGGACGTGCTCGCGGACGCCGTCGTCAGCGCAAAAATTCCGGTTCTCGCCAATGCCAGCGCGGTTGGCTACTACGGCGATACCGGCGACCGCATCGTCGACGAGGACTCGCCCGCCGGCACCGATTTCCTGGCGACGACATGTCGTGACTGGGAACTGGCCACCGAACCGGCCCGCAAAGGCGGCGCTCGGGTGGTCAATCTGCGCTCGGGCGTTGTGCTCTCGCCGCATGGCGGAATGCTCGGACGTCTGCGTCGCATCTATTCACTCGGCCTCGGCGGTCGGTTGGGCAACGGTCGTCAGTACTTTCCGTGGATATCACTCGAAGACGAGTGCAACGCAATCAAATTCGCCATCACCAATCCCGCACTCTCAGGTCCGGTAAATCTGACCGGACCCGCACCGGTCACCAATGCACAGTTCAACGACGCGATGTCGCGGATCATGCATCGCCCGGCGCCGTGGATCGTTCCAGGTTTCGCCCTCGAAGCACTGATCGGCGAGTTCGCGAAAAGTGGCATCCTCGGTGGCCAACGGGCTATACCGTCGGCGCTCGAAAATGCTGGATTCACGTTCCGCCACAACACCATCGGTGAAGCGCTGGCGGCCGCACTGAATTGA
- the lipB gene encoding lipoyl(octanoyl) transferase LipB, which translates to MSSAAGSARLSQLPITVDNLGLIDYTAAWDRQRELAAERADNVGQDRLLLLEHPPVYTAGRRTEPADRPVDGTPVIDVDRGGKITWHGPGQLVGYPIVKLAEPVDVVRYVRLIEEALITVCTDMGLTCGRIDGRSGVWLPAELSGGQWKPERKVSAIGVRVQRGVALHGFALNCNSVLTGFDNIIPCGIRDAGVTTLSQELGRDVTVSEVTPAVTEAIIAALDGNLPVTVRDIERVTFEKASPTPTFTTVQYS; encoded by the coding sequence ATGAGTAGCGCTGCCGGATCCGCACGATTGTCGCAACTGCCGATCACCGTCGACAACCTCGGGTTGATCGACTACACAGCGGCGTGGGATCGCCAGCGTGAACTGGCCGCGGAGCGCGCGGACAACGTCGGACAAGACAGGCTGCTCTTGCTCGAGCATCCTCCGGTGTACACGGCGGGACGACGAACGGAACCCGCGGATCGCCCCGTCGACGGCACTCCCGTCATCGATGTCGATCGCGGCGGAAAAATCACGTGGCACGGGCCGGGTCAGTTGGTCGGGTACCCGATCGTGAAGCTCGCCGAACCGGTCGACGTTGTGCGCTATGTCCGACTCATCGAAGAAGCACTGATCACGGTCTGCACCGACATGGGTTTGACGTGCGGCAGAATCGACGGCCGCTCCGGTGTCTGGCTGCCCGCTGAACTGTCCGGCGGCCAGTGGAAGCCCGAACGCAAGGTTTCCGCCATCGGCGTTCGCGTCCAACGTGGCGTCGCGCTGCACGGTTTTGCACTGAACTGCAACTCGGTCCTGACCGGATTCGACAACATCATTCCCTGTGGCATCCGCGACGCCGGAGTGACGACGCTGTCGCAGGAACTCGGTCGAGACGTCACCGTTTCCGAGGTCACCCCGGCGGTCACCGAAGCGATCATCGCTGCGCTGGACGGCAACCTGCCCGTCACGGTGCGGGACATCGAACGCGTCACCTTCGAGAAAGCCTCACCTACGCCGACTTTTACTACCGTTCAGTACAGCTGA
- the lipA gene encoding lipoyl synthase, giving the protein MTIAPEGRKLLRLEIRNAETPIERKPNWIKTRAKMGPEYSELKGLVKREGLHTVCEEAGCPNIYECWEDREATFLIGGEQCTRRCDFCQIDTGKPEALDRDEPRRVAESVQAMGLRYSTITGVARDDLPDGGAWLYAETVRKIHELNPGTGVENLVPDFNGKPELLDEVFASRPEVLAHNLETVPRIFKRIRPAFRYQRSLDVITAAREYGLVTKSNLILGMGETPEEVTEAMADLHAAGCDILTITQYLRPSPRHHPVERWVKPEEFVEHSKAAEEMGFAGVMAGPLVRSSYRAGRLYAQAMAHHGRELPEAQRHLTEGGDASQEASSLMARLAR; this is encoded by the coding sequence GTGACTATCGCCCCAGAAGGACGTAAGCTGCTCCGTCTCGAGATCCGAAACGCGGAGACGCCCATCGAACGCAAACCCAACTGGATCAAGACCCGCGCAAAGATGGGCCCCGAGTACTCGGAGCTCAAGGGCCTGGTCAAGCGCGAAGGGTTGCACACCGTCTGCGAGGAAGCAGGCTGCCCCAACATCTACGAATGCTGGGAAGACCGCGAAGCTACCTTCCTCATCGGCGGCGAACAGTGCACACGGCGCTGCGACTTCTGCCAGATCGACACCGGCAAACCCGAGGCCCTCGACCGCGACGAACCGCGTCGCGTCGCCGAAAGCGTTCAGGCCATGGGACTTCGGTACTCCACCATCACGGGTGTCGCCCGCGACGACCTCCCCGACGGCGGCGCCTGGCTCTACGCCGAAACCGTCCGCAAGATCCACGAACTCAACCCGGGCACCGGCGTAGAGAACCTGGTACCGGACTTCAACGGCAAGCCCGAACTGCTCGACGAGGTCTTCGCCTCCCGTCCCGAGGTACTCGCACACAACCTCGAGACCGTCCCCCGCATCTTCAAGCGAATCCGTCCCGCGTTCCGGTACCAGCGCAGCCTCGACGTCATCACCGCTGCCCGCGAGTACGGACTGGTCACCAAGTCCAACCTCATCCTCGGCATGGGCGAAACCCCCGAAGAGGTCACCGAGGCGATGGCCGACCTGCATGCCGCCGGTTGCGACATCCTCACCATCACCCAGTACCTGCGTCCCTCGCCGCGGCACCACCCGGTCGAGCGGTGGGTCAAGCCCGAAGAGTTCGTCGAGCACTCCAAGGCAGCCGAAGAAATGGGATTCGCCGGCGTCATGGCCGGGCCGCTCGTGCGCTCGTCGTACCGCGCCGGACGCCTGTATGCGCAGGCCATGGCCCATCACGGCCGCGAACTCCCCGAAGCACAGCGCCATCTCACCGAGGGCGGAGACGCTTCCCAGGAAGCCAGCTCACTCATGGCGCGCCTCGCTCGCTGA
- a CDS encoding DUF4191 domain-containing protein, whose product MANGSKSGKGKPTKEAKAAAKAARKQASKERRTQLWQAFQMQRKDDKLLLPLMIGTLVGAALVFFLVGLIWGIEWFLLPIGLVLGILGAFIIFGRRVQKSVYKKAEGQAGAAAWALDNMQGAWRVTNAVAGTTQLDAVHRVVGRPGVILVAEGSPQRVKGLLAQEKKKTARLIGDTPIYDIIIGNDEGQVPLSQLQRYLNKLPRNIDTKRMDNIEGRLAALSARGGGAALPKGPMPGGAKMKGMQRTIRRR is encoded by the coding sequence ATGGCGAACGGCAGCAAATCCGGTAAGGGCAAACCCACCAAAGAGGCAAAGGCTGCAGCGAAGGCTGCCCGCAAGCAGGCTTCCAAGGAACGCAGAACTCAGCTCTGGCAGGCATTCCAGATGCAGCGCAAGGACGACAAGCTCCTTCTGCCGCTGATGATCGGCACCCTGGTGGGCGCCGCTCTGGTCTTCTTCCTGGTGGGCCTCATCTGGGGCATCGAGTGGTTCCTGCTGCCGATCGGCCTCGTTCTCGGCATTCTCGGTGCCTTCATCATCTTCGGTCGCCGTGTGCAGAAATCGGTGTACAAGAAGGCTGAAGGCCAGGCCGGGGCCGCTGCCTGGGCACTCGACAACATGCAGGGCGCGTGGCGCGTCACGAATGCCGTCGCCGGCACCACCCAGCTCGATGCCGTTCACCGCGTCGTTGGACGGCCGGGCGTCATTCTCGTCGCCGAGGGTTCGCCGCAACGCGTCAAGGGCCTCCTCGCGCAGGAGAAGAAGAAGACTGCTCGCCTCATCGGCGACACCCCGATCTACGACATCATCATCGGCAACGACGAGGGCCAGGTTCCTCTCTCGCAGCTCCAGCGTTACCTGAACAAGCTGCCGCGCAACATCGACACCAAGCGCATGGACAACATCGAGGGTCGCCTCGCTGCATTGAGCGCGCGCGGCGGCGGAGCAGCTTTGCCGAAGGGCCCGATGCCCGGCGGCGCAAAGATGAAGGGTATGCAGCGCACGATTCGTCGCCGCTGA
- a CDS encoding RDD family protein, producing the protein MARITGTWLSGPQAALPKNADGREQAYRGENLGFPQDGPGSLVGSGRRLGALMIDWVMAVGVASLITGDFFDGQTSTITLIVWFIVGVLTLTLFNFTPGQFVMGLQVARIEGPIRVGFVRALARQALLVFVIPATITDIDGRGMQDRATGTLLVRSR; encoded by the coding sequence ATGGCACGTATCACCGGAACTTGGCTCTCGGGGCCGCAAGCAGCTTTGCCGAAGAACGCCGATGGACGTGAGCAGGCGTACCGCGGTGAGAATCTTGGCTTCCCGCAGGACGGACCGGGATCGCTTGTCGGCTCCGGCCGACGCCTGGGCGCGCTCATGATCGACTGGGTCATGGCGGTCGGCGTTGCCTCACTGATCACTGGTGACTTTTTCGACGGCCAGACGTCGACCATCACCTTGATCGTGTGGTTCATCGTGGGAGTGCTCACGCTCACCCTCTTCAACTTCACACCCGGGCAATTCGTGATGGGTCTGCAGGTGGCGCGAATCGAAGGACCCATCCGGGTCGGGTTCGTTCGCGCTCTCGCTCGCCAGGCGCTGCTCGTGTTTGTCATCCCGGCAACAATCACCGACATCGACGGTCGCGGAATGCAGGACCGAGCGACGGGCACGCTCCTCGTTCGCTCACGCTGA
- the glnA gene encoding type I glutamate--ammonia ligase, which produces MAFTTAEEVIKYIADENIEYVDIRFSDLPGVQQHFSIPASAFNQDVFEDGLAFDGSSVRGFQSIHESDMMLLPDVTTAQIDPFRKAKTLNINFFVHDPFTRESYSRDPRNVARKAEEYLVSTGIADTAFFGAEAEFYIFDSVRYDSGMNSAFYELDSISGSWNTGAETNADGSPNLGYKVRAKGGYFPVAPYDHYVDLRDEISTNLTNAGFELERGHHEVGTGGQQEINYKFNTLLAAADDLQLFKYIVKNTCWQHGKSATFMPKPLFGDNGSGMHVHQSLWKDGKPLFHDESGYAGLSDMARHYIGGILHHAPSLLAFTNPTINSYHRLVPGYEAPINLVYSQRNRSAAVRIPITGNNPKAKRLEFRAPDSSGNPYLNFAAQMMAGLDGIKNKIEPMAPVDKDLYELPPEEARNIPQAPTSLETVINRLEADHEYLTEGGVFTTDLIETWISLKREQEIAPVNLRPHPYEFELYYDV; this is translated from the coding sequence GTGGCATTCACCACGGCCGAAGAGGTCATAAAGTACATCGCGGACGAGAACATCGAGTACGTCGACATTCGCTTCAGCGACTTGCCTGGCGTACAGCAGCACTTCTCGATCCCCGCGTCTGCTTTCAACCAGGACGTGTTCGAAGACGGCCTTGCGTTCGACGGTTCGTCCGTCCGCGGGTTCCAGTCGATTCACGAATCCGACATGATGTTGCTTCCTGACGTCACCACGGCCCAGATCGACCCTTTCCGCAAGGCGAAGACCCTCAACATCAACTTCTTCGTCCACGATCCGTTCACTCGTGAGTCCTACAGCCGCGACCCGCGCAACGTTGCCCGCAAGGCCGAGGAGTACTTGGTCAGCACCGGCATCGCGGACACCGCATTCTTCGGCGCCGAGGCCGAGTTCTACATCTTCGACTCGGTTCGTTACGACTCCGGCATGAACTCCGCTTTCTACGAGCTGGATTCCATCTCCGGATCCTGGAACACCGGCGCTGAGACCAACGCCGACGGCTCCCCCAACCTCGGCTACAAGGTTCGCGCCAAGGGTGGCTACTTCCCCGTCGCTCCGTACGACCACTACGTGGACCTGCGCGATGAAATCTCCACCAACCTGACCAATGCGGGCTTCGAGCTCGAGCGCGGCCACCACGAGGTCGGCACCGGCGGACAGCAGGAGATCAACTACAAGTTCAACACGCTGCTCGCAGCTGCTGACGACCTGCAGCTCTTCAAGTACATCGTCAAGAACACCTGCTGGCAGCACGGCAAGTCCGCCACCTTCATGCCGAAGCCGCTCTTCGGTGACAACGGCTCGGGCATGCACGTCCACCAGTCCCTGTGGAAGGACGGCAAGCCCCTCTTCCACGACGAGTCCGGCTACGCAGGCCTCTCGGACATGGCTCGCCACTACATCGGCGGCATCCTGCACCACGCTCCGTCGCTGTTGGCCTTCACCAACCCGACCATCAACTCGTACCACCGTCTGGTGCCGGGCTACGAAGCTCCCATCAACCTCGTGTACAGCCAGCGCAACCGCTCGGCAGCCGTCCGTATCCCGATCACGGGCAACAACCCGAAGGCAAAGCGTCTCGAGTTCCGCGCACCCGACTCCTCGGGTAACCCGTACCTCAACTTCGCTGCACAGATGATGGCCGGCCTGGACGGCATCAAGAACAAGATCGAGCCGATGGCTCCGGTCGACAAGGACCTCTACGAGCTTCCCCCGGAGGAGGCTCGCAACATCCCGCAGGCTCCGACCAGCCTCGAAACGGTTATCAACCGCCTCGAAGCCGATCACGAGTACCTGACAGAGGGTGGCGTCTTCACCACCGACCTGATCGAGACCTGGATCTCGCTCAAGCGTGAGCAGGAAATCGCTCCCGTCAACCTGCGTCCGCACCCGTACGAGTTCGAGCTCTACTACGACGTGTGA
- a CDS encoding site-specific integrase: MVRNRRAGVEDRWTKTVREGEVEKKVPSANDGKGKRWRARYVDDLGTEHAKGFDKKVDAQIWLNAATTALGQGTHVAPRDAQITVQQWCDQWILGYEVHRDSTVRQARTHIAQIATEFGKMRLAAVRPSAVKTWTSKLKADGFADSYVYALHSRLSQILGDAVHDGLLGRNPCSRRTSPPMGHAKVYVITTEQLWALHDAMPEHYRVAILLGAFAGLRIAEASALRVNDVDFIRGAVHPKRQWPDRPLKTRGSDASIPVPQTLALMLSASVKQWPHEQMVTNGAGKAAAPWLVERALRDVKDAGEIDLPEEFSYHDLRHYLASLLIASGADIKTVQARMRHASAKTTLDVYGHLWPDADESTRSAIDAVITKRMDSAKTAADALRTEG; encoded by the coding sequence ATGGTGCGTAATCGGCGCGCTGGCGTTGAGGATCGATGGACTAAAACCGTCCGCGAGGGTGAGGTCGAAAAGAAGGTTCCATCAGCGAATGATGGCAAGGGCAAGCGCTGGCGGGCGCGGTACGTCGATGACCTCGGCACAGAGCATGCCAAAGGCTTCGACAAGAAGGTCGATGCTCAAATCTGGCTAAATGCGGCCACGACCGCACTCGGTCAAGGCACTCACGTCGCCCCACGTGACGCCCAGATAACGGTGCAGCAATGGTGCGATCAGTGGATTCTTGGATACGAAGTCCATCGAGACTCGACCGTGAGACAAGCACGTACTCACATTGCCCAGATCGCGACAGAGTTCGGGAAGATGCGACTCGCGGCGGTGCGCCCGTCGGCAGTGAAGACCTGGACGTCGAAGCTGAAGGCAGACGGGTTCGCGGATTCGTACGTGTACGCGTTACATTCGCGGCTGTCACAAATACTCGGCGACGCGGTTCATGATGGACTGCTCGGTCGCAACCCATGCTCCCGTCGGACATCGCCGCCTATGGGGCACGCGAAGGTCTACGTCATCACTACAGAACAGTTGTGGGCGCTGCACGATGCAATGCCCGAGCACTATCGGGTTGCGATTCTGCTTGGTGCATTCGCCGGCCTTCGTATCGCCGAAGCGTCGGCACTTCGAGTGAATGATGTGGATTTCATCAGAGGAGCTGTCCACCCGAAACGGCAATGGCCGGACAGACCGCTGAAGACCCGAGGGAGTGACGCGTCGATTCCGGTGCCTCAGACGCTGGCTCTCATGCTGTCGGCATCCGTGAAGCAGTGGCCGCACGAGCAGATGGTCACGAATGGCGCGGGCAAAGCCGCGGCGCCATGGTTGGTCGAGCGAGCATTGCGGGATGTGAAGGACGCGGGGGAGATCGATCTGCCTGAGGAGTTCAGCTACCACGATTTGCGTCACTACTTGGCATCGCTGCTCATCGCGTCGGGTGCAGATATCAAGACGGTTCAAGCACGGATGCGGCACGCGAGTGCTAAGACAACTCTCGACGTCTACGGCCATCTGTGGCCGGACGCAGACGAGTCCACCCGCTCTGCGATCGATGCTGTGATCACTAAGCGGATGGACTCGGCTAAAACTGCTGCGGACGCTCTGCGGACGGAAGGCTAA